A window of Nitrospirota bacterium contains these coding sequences:
- the folD gene encoding bifunctional methylenetetrahydrofolate dehydrogenase/methenyltetrahydrofolate cyclohydrolase FolD, giving the protein MSAKIISGTEVAAQIREELKKEVADLKAKTGVVPGLVTILVGKNPASVSYVTAKQKTAHELGFHSIQDDQPEDLSEEGLLTLIEKYNKDPKIHGILVQLPLPKHINEKKVLNAIDPDKDVDSFHPVNVGRLMIGGSEAKFLPCTPAGIQELIVRSGYETSGAEVVVVGRSNIVGKPIANIMLQKGRGANSTVTIVHTGTKNLQSHCKRADILIVAAGVPGLVKPEWIKPGACVIDVGVNRVGEKKSEKTGKMVPILKGDVDFDAAKEIAGAITPVPGGVGPMTITMLMKNTVTSAKMHAGIK; this is encoded by the coding sequence ATGTCAGCAAAAATCATCAGCGGCACCGAAGTAGCAGCGCAGATCAGGGAGGAGCTCAAGAAGGAAGTAGCCGATCTGAAAGCAAAAACAGGGGTCGTGCCCGGCCTGGTCACCATCCTGGTAGGCAAGAACCCCGCTTCAGTCAGCTATGTTACCGCCAAGCAGAAGACCGCGCATGAGCTCGGCTTCCACTCCATTCAGGACGATCAGCCCGAGGACCTCTCCGAAGAGGGTCTGCTCACGCTCATCGAAAAGTACAACAAGGATCCGAAGATCCACGGCATCCTCGTCCAGCTCCCGCTCCCCAAACATATCAATGAGAAAAAGGTCCTCAATGCCATCGACCCCGACAAGGACGTCGATTCCTTCCATCCGGTCAATGTGGGCCGCCTGATGATCGGCGGCTCGGAGGCGAAGTTCCTCCCCTGCACCCCTGCCGGCATACAGGAGCTGATCGTGCGCTCCGGCTATGAGACCTCGGGCGCCGAGGTCGTGGTGGTCGGCCGCTCGAATATCGTCGGCAAGCCCATCGCCAACATCATGCTCCAGAAGGGCAGAGGTGCAAACTCCACCGTCACCATCGTGCATACCGGGACGAAAAACCTCCAGTCTCACTGCAAGCGCGCCGATATCCTCATCGTCGCTGCCGGCGTGCCGGGCCTGGTAAAACCCGAATGGATCAAGCCCGGCGCCTGCGTCATCGATGTGGGCGTCAATCGCGTCGGTGAAAAGAAGAGCGAGAAGACCGGCAAGATGGTCCCCATCCTCAAGGGCGATGTCGATTTCGATGCTGCCAAAGAGATTGCCGGCGCCATCACCCCTGTGCCCGGCGGCGTCGGTCCGATGACCATCACCATGCTCATGAAGAACACCGTCACGTCGGCAAAGATGCACGCCGGCATAAAGTAA
- the folE gene encoding GTP cyclohydrolase I FolE has protein sequence MDAKKIREGVRLILEGIGEDTARPGIKDTPERVAKMFAEIFSGLQDPEEDLLKPIDGESHDEMVLLKDIPFYSVCEHHLLPFIGKAHIAYIPSGNIVGLSELAKALEHLAKRPQVQERLTAQLADMIMTRIKPRGCMVVIDAEHLCMSMRGIKKPGSRTTTSAVRGIFRSKQSTREEMLSLIKGA, from the coding sequence ATGGACGCAAAAAAAATTAGAGAAGGGGTAAGATTGATCCTCGAAGGGATCGGGGAGGATACTGCCAGGCCCGGCATCAAGGATACGCCCGAGCGGGTGGCGAAGATGTTCGCCGAGATCTTTTCGGGACTGCAAGACCCTGAAGAGGACCTGCTCAAGCCGATCGACGGCGAGAGCCACGACGAGATGGTGCTGCTGAAGGATATCCCCTTCTACTCGGTCTGCGAGCACCACCTGCTGCCCTTCATCGGCAAGGCGCATATCGCCTATATCCCTTCGGGCAATATCGTCGGCTTGAGCGAGCTGGCCAAGGCCCTCGAGCACCTCGCCAAGAGGCCGCAGGTCCAGGAGCGGCTGACCGCACAGCTCGCCGATATGATCATGACCAGGATCAAGCCTCGGGGCTGCATGGTCGTCATCGATGCAGAGCACCTTTGCATGAGCATGAGGGGAATCAAAAAGCCGGGATCGAGGACGACGACGTCGGCAGTGCGGGGGATCTTCAGGTCGAAACAGAGCACCCGCGAAGAGATGCTCTCGCTGATCAAGGGCGCTTAA
- a CDS encoding 5-formyltetrahydrofolate cyclo-ligase: MEDRGQESSLFNEKRLMRKEVLSRRDAISEELRNAKDRAIGERLAELPEFHTSRTILFYASFRSEVDTLTLLRQSLAEGKRAVLPKVDRASGLLALYEIKSMEELVPGYLGIPEPQLSEERSVDIAAVDVVIVPGVAFDGQGNRLGYGKGFYDKLLCRTAARTVALAYEEQMVERILSEDHDMKMDIIVTDRRILRFDGRKKN; encoded by the coding sequence TTGGAAGACCGGGGCCAGGAGAGCAGCCTGTTCAACGAGAAGCGCCTGATGCGCAAAGAGGTCCTCTCCCGCCGTGACGCCATAAGCGAGGAGCTCAGGAACGCCAAAGACCGGGCGATCGGAGAGCGCCTTGCGGAGCTCCCGGAATTTCATACTTCCCGCACCATTCTTTTCTACGCCTCGTTCAGGAGCGAAGTCGACACCCTGACCCTGCTCCGGCAGAGCCTCGCGGAGGGGAAGCGCGCCGTCCTCCCGAAAGTGGACCGCGCAAGCGGCCTCCTCGCCCTCTACGAAATCAAATCCATGGAAGAGCTCGTCCCCGGCTACCTGGGGATACCCGAGCCGCAGCTCTCTGAAGAGCGGAGTGTCGATATTGCAGCGGTCGATGTCGTCATCGTGCCCGGCGTCGCCTTCGACGGGCAGGGCAACAGGCTGGGATACGGCAAGGGGTTTTATGATAAACTACTTTGTCGTACGGCGGCCCGTACCGTTGCGCTGGCGTACGAAGAGCAGATGGTGGAGCGCATTCTCTCCGAAGACCATGATATGAAAATGGATATAATCGTTACCGATAGAAGGATTTTACGCTTCGATGGACGCAAAAAAAATTAG
- a CDS encoding carbon monoxide dehydrogenase accessory protein CooC, translating into MKIAVTGKGGVGKTTLSAVLSHLFASEGKRVIAVDADPDANLAQALGVKPADIQKLRPIAEMDDLIEERTGARPGSPGSMFKLNPKVDDLPEGIGHRIDGVTLLVMGKSKAAASGCYCPEHVFLRRLLKHLIAERDEAIIVDMEAGIEHLTRGTAEAVDAFIVVVEPGQRSVQTAHTVKELAKGLGVQKVFVVANKVRSDSDLAFLREHLGEMELLGAMRFSQEVMDADLRGVSPFQTSSLVSDIKEIKARLEQSMRR; encoded by the coding sequence ATGAAGATAGCGGTTACCGGCAAAGGAGGCGTCGGCAAGACGACGCTCTCGGCAGTATTAAGCCACCTCTTTGCATCAGAGGGGAAACGGGTCATCGCTGTCGATGCCGACCCGGACGCCAATCTCGCGCAGGCCCTCGGGGTGAAGCCCGCCGATATACAGAAACTGAGGCCCATCGCAGAGATGGACGACCTTATCGAGGAGCGTACCGGCGCCAGGCCGGGCAGCCCCGGCAGCATGTTCAAGCTCAACCCCAAGGTCGACGACCTGCCCGAAGGGATCGGGCATCGGATCGATGGGGTCACCCTCCTCGTCATGGGGAAGTCGAAGGCGGCTGCTTCCGGCTGCTACTGTCCCGAACATGTCTTTTTACGGAGACTGCTCAAGCACCTCATCGCCGAGCGCGATGAGGCGATCATCGTCGATATGGAAGCGGGCATAGAGCACCTCACCCGCGGAACTGCCGAGGCGGTCGATGCCTTCATCGTCGTCGTCGAGCCGGGACAGAGGAGCGTGCAGACCGCGCATACGGTCAAAGAGCTTGCCAAAGGGCTCGGCGTGCAGAAGGTGTTTGTCGTCGCCAACAAGGTGAGGAGCGACAGCGACCTCGCCTTTCTGCGGGAGCACCTCGGCGAGATGGAGCTCCTGGGCGCCATGCGCTTCAGCCAGGAGGTCATGGATGCCGACCTGCGCGGCGTCTCTCCTTTCCAGACCTCTTCACTTGTCAGCGACATCAAAGAGATCAAAGCCAGACTCGAACAGTCGATGCGACGCTAG
- a CDS encoding acetylornithine transaminase encodes MEARKIIEDSDRYLMHTYNRFPVVLRKGRGVKVWGADGKEYLDFVGGVAVNVLGHCHPKVVIALQKQAQRLLHVSNLYHIEPQVKLARILVTHSFADKVFFCNSGAEANEAAMKLARKYAKEHSGHRDHDRYEIITALNSFHGRTLATITATGQEKFQKGFEPLMPGFKYVPFNDIQALEAALTRNTCAVLLEPIQGEGGVKLPSEEYLKQVRELCDRHDLLLILDEVQTGIGRTGKLFAYEHYGITPDIMTLAKGLGGGAPIGAMLATDRVAAAFKPGNHASTFGGNPLVCAAAIATLEAVIEDGFILDHCNRMGNYLVERLAQLKEYHQQIMEVRGRGLLVGMELTRDGMPIVTACLERGILINCTGGGNVLRFMPPLTVEEKDIDHVVGVLDELLEKAL; translated from the coding sequence ATGGAAGCCAGAAAAATCATTGAGGATTCAGACCGCTACCTGATGCATACCTATAACCGCTTCCCCGTGGTGTTGAGAAAAGGCCGGGGAGTGAAGGTATGGGGCGCCGACGGCAAGGAGTATCTCGACTTCGTCGGCGGGGTCGCGGTGAATGTGCTCGGGCATTGCCATCCCAAGGTCGTCATCGCCCTCCAGAAGCAGGCGCAGCGGCTGCTCCATGTCTCGAACCTTTATCATATCGAGCCCCAGGTAAAGCTGGCCAGGATCCTCGTAACCCACTCTTTCGCCGATAAGGTTTTTTTCTGCAACTCGGGAGCGGAAGCCAACGAGGCTGCCATGAAACTGGCCCGGAAGTACGCGAAAGAGCATTCAGGGCATCGCGACCATGACCGCTACGAGATCATTACGGCCCTGAACTCCTTTCATGGGAGGACGCTCGCCACGATCACGGCTACGGGCCAGGAGAAGTTCCAGAAAGGGTTCGAGCCGCTCATGCCCGGCTTCAAGTATGTGCCGTTCAACGACATCCAGGCCCTCGAGGCAGCGCTGACCAGGAACACCTGCGCGGTCCTGCTCGAGCCGATTCAGGGCGAGGGCGGGGTGAAGCTCCCTTCGGAGGAGTACCTGAAACAGGTGCGGGAGCTCTGCGACCGGCATGACCTCCTCCTGATCCTCGATGAGGTGCAGACCGGGATCGGCAGGACAGGGAAGCTCTTCGCCTATGAGCATTACGGCATAACTCCCGACATCATGACCCTCGCCAAAGGGCTCGGCGGCGGCGCCCCGATCGGGGCTATGCTCGCGACCGACCGGGTGGCAGCGGCATTCAAGCCAGGCAACCATGCCTCGACCTTCGGCGGCAATCCGCTCGTCTGCGCAGCTGCGATCGCGACCCTGGAGGCGGTGATCGAGGACGGCTTCATCCTGGACCACTGCAACCGCATGGGGAACTATCTCGTGGAGCGTCTGGCACAGCTCAAAGAATACCACCAGCAGATCATGGAGGTGCGGGGCAGGGGCCTCCTCGTCGGCATGGAGCTCACCAGGGACGGCATGCCGATCGTCACCGCGTGCCTCGAGCGCGGCATCCTGATCAACTGCACCGGGGGCGGCAATGTGCTCCGGTTCATGCCGCCGCTGACGGTTGAGGAAAAGGATATCGACCATGTGGTGGGAGTCCTCGACGAGCTTCTGGAAAAGGCGCTATGA
- the argF gene encoding ornithine carbamoyltransferase → MRRKRDFLTVGDLSRDELGYVLKRAQELKAGADRQKCPLIGKSVGLFFEKPSTRTRVSFEVGIYQLGGQALYLNPKEIQLGRGETIADTAAVLSRYLSGVVLRTHTHALIREFARHAAVPVINGLSDIHHPCQALADLMTIQERKGRLEGIRLAYIGDGNNVANSLLEAAAMTGLSMIIACPEGCEPDPEVLEKARREASGEIVVLRDPREAAGRADVVYTDVWVSMGQEAEAERKKAKLKAYQVNAQLLRCAKPEVTVLHCLPAHRGEEITDEVMDGPHSAVFDQAENRLHTEKALLEFLLTA, encoded by the coding sequence ATGAGGCGGAAGCGCGATTTTCTCACAGTAGGCGATTTGTCGCGCGATGAGCTGGGATACGTGCTCAAGCGAGCGCAGGAGCTCAAAGCCGGCGCCGACCGGCAGAAGTGCCCCCTCATCGGCAAGAGTGTCGGCCTCTTTTTCGAAAAACCCTCGACGAGGACGCGGGTCTCGTTCGAAGTGGGTATCTACCAGCTCGGGGGGCAGGCGCTCTACCTCAATCCCAAGGAGATACAGCTCGGCAGGGGAGAGACCATCGCCGATACGGCAGCAGTTCTTTCCCGCTATCTGAGTGGTGTCGTCTTGAGGACCCATACCCATGCCCTGATCCGGGAATTCGCCAGGCATGCAGCGGTGCCGGTGATCAACGGTCTCTCGGATATCCACCATCCCTGCCAGGCCCTGGCGGATCTGATGACGATCCAGGAGCGGAAAGGCAGGCTCGAAGGGATCAGGCTCGCCTACATCGGCGACGGCAACAACGTAGCCAATTCATTGCTCGAGGCAGCGGCGATGACCGGCCTCTCCATGATCATAGCCTGCCCCGAAGGGTGCGAGCCAGACCCCGAAGTGCTCGAAAAGGCCCGGCGGGAAGCCTCGGGAGAGATCGTGGTCCTCAGGGACCCCCGCGAGGCAGCGGGGAGGGCTGATGTGGTCTATACCGATGTCTGGGTGAGCATGGGGCAGGAGGCTGAGGCCGAAAGGAAGAAGGCGAAGCTCAAGGCATACCAGGTCAATGCTCAGCTCCTCCGGTGCGCGAAGCCCGAGGTGACCGTTCTCCATTGTCTCCCGGCTCATCGGGGAGAAGAGATCACCGATGAGGTGATGGACGGGCCCCACAGCGCTGTCTTTGACCAGGCCGAAAACAGGCTGCATACCGAAAAGGCGCTTCTTGAGTTTCTCTTGACCGCTTAA
- a CDS encoding cytochrome c, protein MVSLQRTLLFLAVIVLAACAPSPGKSIFERERCIECHSFKGRGGAAGPDLTAVHKRHDDAWIRDKLRMPQAVLPHSAMPSYRHLSDEEMQALIDYLKE, encoded by the coding sequence ATGGTCTCTCTGCAGCGAACGCTTCTTTTTCTTGCAGTGATTGTTCTGGCTGCCTGCGCCCCTTCCCCGGGTAAATCGATCTTCGAGAGAGAGCGCTGCATCGAATGCCATAGCTTCAAGGGGCGGGGAGGCGCAGCGGGTCCTGACCTCACCGCAGTTCATAAGAGGCATGATGACGCATGGATCAGGGATAAGCTCAGAATGCCTCAAGCCGTTCTCCCCCACTCGGCGATGCCGAGCTACCGGCACCTCTCCGATGAAGAGATGCAGGCCCTTATTGATTACTTGAAAGAGTAG
- the rpiB gene encoding ribose 5-phosphate isomerase B, translating into MRIAIGSDHAGLDMKREIISLLTELGHDYVDYGTETPQSVDYPDFGEKVSDAVSTGAVERGVLICGTGIGMSIVANKFPYVRASLCNELFSARMSRLHNDANVLVLGGRIIGRDLAREIVKTWMTTPFEGGRHENRLNKIKLIEERMLAKGTKRIP; encoded by the coding sequence ATGCGCATCGCTATAGGTTCCGACCATGCCGGGCTCGATATGAAACGGGAGATTATCTCGCTTCTGACCGAGCTTGGCCACGACTACGTCGATTACGGCACAGAGACCCCGCAGTCCGTGGACTACCCCGATTTCGGTGAAAAGGTATCCGATGCCGTATCGACGGGAGCGGTCGAGAGGGGGGTCCTCATCTGCGGCACCGGGATCGGCATGTCGATCGTGGCGAACAAGTTCCCCTATGTCCGGGCATCGCTCTGCAACGAGCTCTTCTCCGCGCGGATGAGCAGGCTCCATAACGATGCGAATGTGCTCGTCCTCGGCGGAAGGATCATAGGTCGTGACCTGGCGCGCGAGATAGTCAAGACCTGGATGACCACTCCCTTCGAAGGGGGGCGGCATGAGAACAGGCTCAACAAAATAAAGCTCATCGAAGAGAGAATGTTAGCGAAAGGAACGAAAAGGATTCCCTGA
- the glyA gene encoding serine hydroxymethyltransferase: protein MHFEHLKKTDREVYDAIESETRREQEKILLIASENYASRAVIEAQGSVLTNKYAEGYPGRRYYGGCEYADAIESLAIERAKKIFGAEHVNVQPHSGSQANMAVFFSCLKPGDTILGMSLAHGGHLSHGAKVNFTGIIYNAVSYGIKRETGYMDMDEVQSLARQHKPRLIIVGASAYSRTIDFKTFSAIAKETGAYLMADIAHIAGLIAAGAHPSPFPYADFVTSTTHKTLRGPRGGMIMCKEEHAKAIDKMIFPGIQGGPLVHVIAAKAVAFKEALTEEFREYQHKIVRNAKSLAEGLRKRGFSIVSGGTDNHLMLVDLSAMEVTGKDAEEALDAAGITVNKNAIPYDTKPPAITSGIRLGTPCVTTRGMGEAEMDEIADIIATVIRNNGNLSLRAAMNNRVKALCDKYPIY, encoded by the coding sequence ATGCATTTCGAACACCTCAAGAAGACGGACCGCGAGGTCTACGACGCCATCGAGAGCGAAACGAGGCGCGAGCAGGAAAAGATACTGCTCATCGCCTCCGAAAACTATGCGAGCCGGGCGGTGATCGAGGCCCAGGGCTCGGTGCTCACGAATAAATATGCCGAGGGATACCCCGGCAGGCGGTACTACGGCGGCTGCGAGTATGCCGACGCGATCGAGAGCCTGGCGATCGAGCGCGCCAAGAAGATTTTCGGCGCAGAGCATGTCAATGTGCAGCCCCATTCGGGAAGCCAGGCGAACATGGCGGTCTTCTTCTCCTGCCTGAAGCCCGGCGATACGATCCTCGGCATGAGTCTCGCCCATGGCGGGCACCTTTCGCACGGAGCAAAAGTAAATTTCACCGGGATCATCTACAACGCCGTCTCCTACGGCATCAAGAGGGAGACGGGCTATATGGATATGGACGAGGTGCAGAGCCTCGCACGGCAGCACAAGCCCAGGCTGATCATCGTCGGGGCGAGCGCCTACTCGCGCACCATCGACTTCAAGACCTTCTCCGCTATCGCGAAAGAGACGGGCGCCTATCTCATGGCCGACATCGCGCATATCGCCGGCCTGATCGCCGCGGGAGCGCACCCTTCGCCGTTCCCCTATGCCGACTTCGTGACCTCTACCACGCACAAGACGCTCCGGGGCCCCCGGGGCGGCATGATCATGTGCAAGGAAGAGCATGCCAAGGCGATCGATAAGATGATATTCCCCGGTATCCAGGGTGGACCGCTGGTGCATGTCATCGCCGCCAAGGCGGTCGCCTTCAAGGAGGCGCTGACGGAAGAGTTCAGGGAGTACCAGCACAAGATCGTGCGCAATGCGAAGAGCCTTGCCGAGGGATTGAGGAAGCGGGGCTTCAGCATCGTGTCAGGAGGGACCGATAACCACCTCATGCTCGTTGACCTCAGTGCCATGGAGGTGACCGGCAAGGATGCCGAGGAGGCGCTGGATGCGGCGGGCATTACGGTGAACAAGAACGCGATCCCCTACGATACGAAGCCGCCGGCGATCACGAGCGGTATCAGGCTGGGCACTCCCTGCGTCACCACCAGGGGCATGGGTGAAGCCGAGATGGATGAAATAGCCGATATCATCGCCACCGTCATCAGAAACAACGGTAACCTTTCCCTCCGCGCGGCGATGAACAA